A single region of the Cronobacter condimenti 1330 genome encodes:
- the rpsC gene encoding 30S ribosomal protein S3, translating to MGQKVHPNGIRLGIVKPWNSTWFANTKEFADNLDSDFKVRQYLNKELAKASVSRIVIERPAKSIRVTIHTARPGIVIGKKGEDVEKLRKGVADIAGVPAQINIAEVRKPELDAKLVADSITSQLERRVMFRRAMKRAVQNAMRLGAKGIKVEVSGRLGGAEIARTEWYREGRVPLHTLRADIDYNTSEAHTTYGVIGVKVWIFKGEILGGMAAVEQPEKPATQPKKQQRKGRK from the coding sequence ATGGGTCAGAAAGTACATCCTAATGGTATTCGCCTGGGTATTGTAAAACCATGGAACTCTACCTGGTTCGCGAACACCAAAGAATTCGCTGACAACCTGGACAGCGACTTTAAAGTTCGTCAGTACCTGAACAAGGAACTGGCTAAAGCGTCTGTATCTCGTATCGTTATCGAGCGTCCGGCTAAAAGCATTCGTGTGACTATTCACACCGCTCGCCCGGGTATCGTTATCGGTAAAAAAGGTGAAGACGTTGAAAAACTGCGTAAGGGCGTAGCGGATATCGCTGGCGTGCCTGCACAGATCAATATCGCCGAAGTTCGTAAACCTGAACTGGACGCAAAACTGGTTGCTGACAGCATCACTTCTCAGCTGGAACGTCGCGTTATGTTCCGTCGTGCTATGAAGCGTGCTGTACAGAACGCCATGCGTCTGGGCGCTAAAGGTATCAAAGTTGAAGTTAGTGGTCGTCTGGGTGGCGCTGAGATCGCACGTACCGAATGGTACCGTGAAGGTCGCGTTCCGCTGCACACTCTGCGCGCTGACATTGACTACAACACCTCCGAAGCGCACACCACTTACGGTGTAATCGGCGTTAAAGTGTGGATCTTCAAAGGTGAGATCCTTGGTGGTATGGCTGCTGTTGAACAACCGGAAAAACCGGCTACTCAACCGAAAAAGCAGCAGCGTAAAGGCCGTAAATAA
- the rplV gene encoding 50S ribosomal protein L22, whose product METIAKHRHARSSAQKVRLVADLIRGKKVSQALDILTYTNKKAAVLVKKVLESAIANAEHNDGADIDDLKVTKIFVDEGPSMKRIMPRAKGRADRILKRTSHITVVVSDR is encoded by the coding sequence ATGGAAACTATCGCTAAACATCGCCATGCTCGTTCTTCTGCTCAGAAGGTTCGCCTGGTGGCTGACCTGATTCGCGGTAAGAAAGTGTCGCAGGCTCTGGATATTCTGACCTACACCAATAAGAAAGCGGCTGTATTGGTTAAGAAAGTCCTGGAATCTGCCATTGCTAACGCTGAACACAACGATGGCGCTGACATTGACGATCTTAAAGTCACGAAAATTTTCGTAGACGAAGGCCCGAGCATGAAACGCATTATGCCGCGTGCGAAAGGTCGTGCAGATCGCATTCTGAAGCGCACCAGCCACATCACTGTGGTTGTGTCCGATCGCTGA
- the rpsS gene encoding 30S ribosomal protein S19, with the protein MPRSLKKGPFIDLHLLKKVEKAVESGDKKPLRTWSRRSTIFPNMIGLTIAVHNGRQHVPVFVSDEMVGHKLGEFAPTRTYRGHAADKKAKKK; encoded by the coding sequence ATGCCACGTTCTCTCAAGAAAGGTCCTTTTATTGACCTGCACTTGCTGAAGAAGGTAGAGAAAGCGGTGGAAAGCGGTGACAAGAAGCCCCTGCGCACTTGGTCCCGTCGTTCAACGATCTTTCCAAACATGATCGGTTTGACCATCGCTGTCCATAATGGTCGTCAGCACGTTCCAGTCTTTGTTTCCGATGAAATGGTCGGTCACAAACTGGGTGAATTCGCACCGACCCGTACTTATCGCGGTCACGCGGCTGATAAAAAAGCCAAGAAGAAATAA
- the rplB gene encoding 50S ribosomal protein L2: MAVVKCKPTSPGRRHVVKVVNPELHKGKPFAPLLEKNSKSGGRNNNGRITTRHIGGGHKQAYRIVDFKRNKDGIPAVVERLEYDPNRSANIALVLYKDGERRYILAPKGLKAGDQIQSGVDAAIKPGNTLPMRNIPVGSTVHNVEMKPGKGGQLARSAGTYVQIVARDGAYVTLRLRSGEMRKVEADCRATLGEVGNAEHMLRVLGKAGAARWRGVRPTVRGTAMNPVDHPHGGGEGRNFGKHPVTPWGVQTKGKKTRSNKRTDKFIVRRRSK, encoded by the coding sequence ATGGCAGTTGTTAAATGTAAACCGACATCTCCGGGTCGTCGCCACGTAGTTAAAGTGGTTAACCCTGAGCTGCACAAGGGCAAACCTTTTGCTCCGTTGCTGGAAAAAAACAGCAAATCCGGTGGTCGTAACAACAATGGCCGTATCACCACTCGTCACATCGGTGGTGGTCACAAGCAGGCCTACCGTATTGTTGACTTCAAACGCAACAAAGACGGTATCCCGGCAGTTGTTGAACGTCTTGAGTACGATCCGAACCGTTCCGCGAATATCGCGCTGGTTCTGTACAAAGACGGCGAGCGCCGTTACATCCTGGCCCCTAAAGGCCTGAAAGCTGGCGACCAGATTCAGTCTGGCGTTGATGCTGCAATCAAACCAGGTAACACCCTGCCGATGCGCAACATCCCGGTTGGTTCTACTGTTCATAACGTAGAAATGAAACCGGGTAAAGGCGGTCAGCTGGCGCGTTCTGCTGGCACCTATGTTCAGATCGTTGCTCGTGACGGTGCTTATGTCACCCTGCGTCTGCGTTCTGGCGAAATGCGTAAAGTGGAAGCTGACTGCCGCGCAACTCTGGGCGAAGTTGGTAACGCTGAGCATATGCTGCGCGTTCTGGGTAAAGCAGGTGCTGCACGCTGGCGTGGTGTTCGTCCTACCGTTCGCGGTACGGCGATGAACCCGGTAGATCACCCACATGGTGGTGGTGAAGGTCGTAACTTTGGTAAGCACCCGGTAACCCCGTGGGGCGTTCAGACCAAAGGTAAGAAGACCCGCAGCAACAAGCGTACTGATAAATTCATCGTACGTCGCCGTAGCAAATAA
- the rplW gene encoding 50S ribosomal protein L23: MIREERLLKVLRAPHVSEKASTAMEKTNTIVLKVAKDATKAEIKAAVQKLFEVEVEVVNTLVVKGKVKRHGQRIGRRSDWKKAYVTLKEGQNLDFIGGAE, from the coding sequence ATGATTCGTGAAGAACGTCTGCTGAAGGTGCTGCGCGCACCGCACGTTTCTGAGAAAGCGTCTACTGCGATGGAAAAAACCAACACCATCGTTCTCAAAGTTGCTAAAGACGCGACTAAAGCAGAAATCAAAGCTGCTGTGCAGAAACTGTTTGAAGTCGAAGTCGAAGTCGTTAACACCCTGGTAGTTAAAGGGAAAGTTAAACGTCACGGACAGCGTATCGGTCGTCGTAGCGACTGGAAAAAAGCTTACGTCACCCTGAAAGAAGGCCAGAATCTGGACTTCATCGGCGGCGCTGAGTAA
- the rplD gene encoding 50S ribosomal protein L4 encodes MELVLKDAQSALTVSETTFGRDFNEALVHQVVVAYAAGARQGTRAQKTRAEVTGSGKKPWRQKGTGRARSGSIKSPIWRSGGVTFAARPQDHSQKVNKKMYRGALKSILSELVRQDRLIVVEKFSVEAPKTKLLAQKLKDMALEDVLIITGELDENLFLAARNLHKVDVRDATGIDPVSLIAFDKVVMTADAVKQVEEMLA; translated from the coding sequence ATGGAATTAGTACTGAAAGACGCGCAGAGCGCGCTGACTGTTTCCGAAACTACCTTCGGTCGTGATTTCAACGAAGCGCTGGTACACCAGGTTGTAGTTGCTTACGCAGCTGGTGCTCGTCAGGGTACTCGTGCTCAGAAGACCCGTGCTGAAGTAACTGGCTCCGGTAAAAAACCGTGGCGCCAGAAAGGTACTGGCCGTGCGCGTTCTGGTTCCATCAAGAGCCCGATTTGGCGCTCTGGTGGCGTGACCTTCGCTGCGCGTCCGCAGGACCACAGTCAAAAAGTTAACAAAAAGATGTACCGCGGCGCGCTGAAAAGCATCCTGTCCGAACTGGTACGTCAGGATCGTCTGATCGTTGTCGAGAAGTTCTCTGTCGAAGCGCCGAAAACCAAGCTGCTCGCACAGAAACTGAAAGACATGGCTCTGGAAGATGTGCTGATCATCACCGGTGAACTGGACGAAAACCTGTTCCTGGCCGCACGTAACCTGCACAAGGTTGACGTACGCGATGCTACAGGTATCGACCCGGTTAGCCTGATCGCCTTCGACAAAGTCGTAATGACTGCTGATGCTGTTAAGCAAGTTGAGGAGATGCTGGCATGA
- the rplC gene encoding 50S ribosomal protein L3, whose translation MIGLVGKKVGMTRIFTEEGVSIPVTVIEVEANRVTQVKDLANDGYRAVQVTTGAKKANRVTKPEAGHFAKAGVEAGRGLWEFRLADGEEYTVGQSISVELFAEVKKVDVTGTSKGKGFAGTVKRWNFRTQDATHGNSLSHRVPGSIGQNQTPGKVFKGKKMAGQLGNERVTVQSLDVVRVDAERNLLLVKGAVPGATGSDLIVKPAVKA comes from the coding sequence ATGATTGGTTTAGTCGGTAAAAAAGTGGGTATGACCCGCATCTTCACTGAAGAAGGCGTTTCTATCCCAGTAACCGTAATCGAAGTTGAAGCAAACCGCGTTACTCAGGTTAAAGACCTGGCTAACGACGGCTACCGCGCAGTGCAAGTTACCACCGGTGCTAAAAAAGCTAACCGCGTAACCAAGCCGGAAGCGGGTCACTTCGCTAAAGCTGGCGTAGAAGCCGGCCGTGGTCTGTGGGAATTCCGTCTCGCTGATGGCGAAGAATACACCGTAGGTCAGAGCATTAGCGTTGAGCTGTTTGCTGAAGTAAAAAAAGTCGACGTAACTGGTACCTCTAAAGGTAAAGGTTTCGCCGGTACCGTTAAGCGCTGGAACTTCCGTACCCAGGACGCTACTCACGGTAACTCCTTGTCCCACCGCGTTCCGGGTTCTATCGGTCAGAACCAGACTCCGGGCAAAGTGTTTAAAGGCAAGAAAATGGCAGGTCAGCTGGGTAACGAGCGCGTAACCGTTCAGAGCCTGGACGTAGTACGTGTTGACGCTGAGCGCAACCTGCTGCTGGTTAAAGGTGCTGTCCCGGGTGCAACCGGTAGCGACCTGATCGTTAAACCAGCTGTGAAGGCGTGA
- the rpsJ gene encoding 30S ribosomal protein S10, translating to MQNQRIRIRLKAFDHRLIDQSTAEIVETAKRTGAQVRGPIPLPTRKERFTVLISPHVNKDARDQYEIRTHKRLVDIVEPTEKTVDALMRLDLAAGVDVQISLG from the coding sequence ATGCAGAACCAAAGAATCCGTATCCGCCTGAAAGCGTTTGATCATCGTCTGATCGATCAATCAACCGCGGAAATCGTCGAGACTGCTAAGCGCACTGGTGCGCAAGTCCGTGGTCCGATCCCGCTGCCGACCCGCAAAGAGCGCTTTACCGTTCTGATCTCTCCGCACGTTAACAAAGACGCGCGCGATCAGTACGAAATCCGCACTCACAAGCGTCTGGTTGACATCGTTGAGCCAACCGAGAAAACCGTTGATGCTCTGATGCGTCTGGATCTGGCTGCCGGTGTAGACGTGCAGATCAGCCTGGGTTAA
- a CDS encoding prepilin peptidase, with the protein MDVLWIFGYVVLNGWLVWKDVRYGLLPDRFTCPLLWLGLSYHLIVQPHYLADAVAGAMAGYLALCFIYWAYRGFRGYEGLGYGDIKFFSALGAWHGWQMLGLLLIAASLLGLVASLCLYLLNRRRYQQKTPLPFGPFLAAAGLMCSSVTFQV; encoded by the coding sequence ATGGACGTGTTATGGATCTTCGGGTATGTAGTGCTCAATGGCTGGCTTGTCTGGAAAGATGTCCGATATGGACTGCTACCTGACCGCTTTACCTGCCCCCTCTTATGGCTCGGGTTGTCATACCATCTTATCGTTCAGCCACACTATCTGGCGGACGCTGTAGCAGGCGCTATGGCTGGATATCTGGCCCTGTGTTTTATTTATTGGGCCTACCGCGGGTTTCGCGGTTATGAGGGGCTTGGATATGGCGATATAAAGTTCTTTAGCGCACTAGGTGCCTGGCACGGATGGCAAATGCTTGGGTTATTGCTTATTGCAGCATCGTTACTTGGTTTGGTCGCTTCACTATGCCTGTATTTACTTAATCGGCGTAGATACCAACAAAAAACCCCGCTGCCTTTTGGCCCATTTCTGGCAGCAGCAGGGTTGATGTGTAGCAGTGTTACCTTTCAGGTATGA
- the bfr gene encoding bacterioferritin has protein sequence MQGDIKIINYLNKLLGNELVAINQYFLHARMFKNWGLMRLNDVEYHESIDEMKHADIYIERILFLEGIPNLQDLGKLHIGEDVEEMLRSDLSLEMEGAKDLREAIAYADSIHDYVSRDMMIKILADEEHHIDWLETELDLISKIGLQNYIQSQIKEQS, from the coding sequence ATGCAAGGTGATATCAAGATAATAAATTATCTCAATAAATTATTGGGAAACGAGCTTGTCGCAATCAATCAGTACTTTCTCCATGCAAGAATGTTCAAAAACTGGGGCTTGATGCGCCTCAATGATGTTGAATATCACGAGTCAATCGATGAGATGAAACACGCCGATATCTACATTGAACGTATCTTATTCCTCGAAGGCATTCCCAATCTTCAGGACCTTGGAAAATTGCATATCGGTGAAGACGTAGAAGAAATGTTGCGCTCAGATCTTTCCCTTGAGATGGAAGGAGCAAAAGATCTTCGTGAAGCCATTGCTTACGCCGACTCGATTCATGATTACGTCAGCAGAGATATGATGATTAAAATCCTGGCGGATGAAGAGCATCATATTGACTGGCTTGAGACTGAACTGGATTTAATAAGTAAAATCGGTTTGCAGAACTATATACAGTCACAGATAAAAGAGCAGAGCTGA
- the bfd gene encoding bacterioferritin-associated ferredoxin, translating to MYVCLCNGISDKKIRQAVRQYHPQSFQQLRKFMPIGNQCGKCVRAAREIMQDELIQIPEYKEIA from the coding sequence ATGTACGTTTGTTTGTGTAACGGTATCAGCGATAAAAAAATCCGTCAGGCGGTACGCCAGTATCACCCACAGTCCTTTCAGCAGCTTCGCAAATTCATGCCGATCGGTAATCAGTGCGGCAAATGTGTACGTGCTGCCCGCGAAATCATGCAAGACGAATTAATACAAATCCCTGAGTATAAGGAAATCGCCTGA
- the tuf gene encoding elongation factor Tu, whose translation MSKEKFERTKPHVNVGTIGHVDHGKTTLTAAITTVLAKTYGGSARAFDQIDNAPEEKARGITINTSHVEYDTPTRHYAHVDCPGHADYVKNMITGAAQMDGAILVVAATDGPMPQTREHILLGRQVGVPFIIVFLNKCDMVDDEELLELVEMEVRELLSQYDFPGDDTPIVRGSALKALEGDAEWEAKIIELAGHLDSYIPEPERAIDKPFLLPIEDVFSISGRGTVVTGRVERGIIKVGEEVEIVGIKDTAKSTCTGVEMFRKLLDEGRAGENVGVLLRGIKREEIERGQVLAKPGSIKPHTKFESEVYILSKDEGGRHTPFFKGYRPQFYFRTTDVTGTIELPEGVEMVMPGDNIKMVVTLIHPIAMDDGLRFAIREGGRTVGAGVVAKVLG comes from the coding sequence GTGTCTAAAGAAAAATTTGAACGTACAAAACCGCACGTCAACGTCGGTACTATCGGCCACGTTGACCATGGTAAAACTACCCTGACTGCTGCTATCACTACCGTTCTGGCTAAAACCTACGGTGGTTCTGCCCGCGCCTTCGACCAGATCGATAACGCGCCGGAAGAAAAAGCACGTGGTATCACCATCAACACCTCTCACGTTGAATACGATACCCCGACCCGCCACTACGCGCACGTTGACTGCCCGGGCCACGCCGACTATGTGAAAAACATGATCACCGGTGCTGCTCAGATGGACGGCGCTATCCTGGTTGTTGCTGCGACTGACGGCCCGATGCCGCAGACCCGTGAGCACATCCTGCTGGGTCGTCAGGTAGGCGTTCCGTTCATCATCGTGTTCCTGAACAAATGCGACATGGTTGATGACGAAGAGCTGCTGGAACTGGTTGAGATGGAAGTGCGTGAGCTGCTGTCTCAGTACGACTTCCCGGGCGACGACACTCCGATTGTTCGTGGCTCTGCGCTGAAAGCGCTGGAAGGCGACGCAGAGTGGGAAGCGAAAATCATCGAGCTGGCAGGTCACCTGGATTCCTACATCCCGGAACCGGAGCGCGCGATTGACAAGCCGTTCCTGCTGCCGATCGAAGACGTATTCTCCATCTCCGGTCGTGGTACCGTTGTTACCGGTCGTGTAGAGCGCGGTATCATCAAAGTGGGTGAAGAAGTTGAAATCGTGGGCATCAAAGACACCGCGAAATCCACCTGTACCGGCGTTGAAATGTTCCGCAAACTGCTGGACGAAGGCCGTGCGGGCGAGAACGTAGGTGTTCTGCTGCGTGGTATCAAACGTGAAGAAATCGAACGTGGTCAGGTACTGGCTAAGCCGGGTTCCATCAAGCCGCACACCAAGTTCGAATCTGAAGTGTACATTCTGTCCAAAGACGAAGGCGGCCGTCACACTCCGTTCTTCAAAGGCTACCGTCCGCAGTTCTACTTCCGTACGACTGACGTGACCGGTACCATCGAACTGCCGGAAGGCGTTGAGATGGTAATGCCGGGCGACAACATCAAAATGGTTGTCACCCTGATCCACCCGATTGCGATGGACGACGGTCTGCGTTTCGCAATCCGCGAAGGCGGCCGTACCGTTGGCGCGGGCGTGGTTGCTAAAGTTCTGGGCTAA
- the fusA gene encoding elongation factor G, which produces MARTTPIARYRNIGISAHIDAGKTTTTERILFYTGVNHKIGEVHDGAATMDWMEQEQERGITITSAATTAFWSGMAKQYEPHRINIIDTPGHVDFTIEVERSMRVLDGAVMVYCAVGGVQPQSETVWRQANKYKVPRIAFVNKMDRMGANFLKVVGQIKTRLGATPVPLQLAIGAEEGFTGVVDLVKMKAINWNDADQGVTFEYEDIPADMQELADEWHQNLIESAAEASEELMEKYLGGEELTEEEIKKALRQRVLNNEIILVTCGSAFKNKGVQAMLDAVIDYLPSPVDVPAINGILDDGKDTPAERHASDDEPFSALAFKIATDPFVGNLTFFRVYSGVVNSGDTILNSVKSARERFGRIVQMHANKREEIKEVRAGDIAAAIGLKDVTTGDTLCNPDHPIILERMEFPEPVISIAVEPKTKADQEKMGLALGRLAKEDPSFRVWTDEESNQTIIAGMGELHLDIIVDRMKREFNVEANVGKPQVAYREAIRTKVTDVEGKHAKQSGGRGQYGHVVIDMYPLEPGSNPKGYEFINDIKGGVIPGEYIPAVDKGIQEQLKSGPLAGYPVVDMGVRLHFGSYHDVDSSELAFKLAASIAFKEGFKKAKPVLLEPIMKVEVETPEENTGDVIGDLSRRRGMLRGQESEVTGVKIHAEVPLSEMFGYATQLRSLTKGRASYTMEFLKYDDAPNNVAQAVIEARGK; this is translated from the coding sequence ATGGCTCGTACAACACCCATCGCACGCTATCGTAACATCGGTATCAGTGCGCACATCGACGCCGGTAAGACCACTACTACCGAACGTATTCTGTTCTACACCGGTGTAAACCACAAAATCGGTGAAGTTCATGACGGCGCCGCAACTATGGACTGGATGGAACAGGAGCAGGAGCGTGGTATTACCATTACCTCTGCTGCGACTACCGCATTCTGGTCTGGTATGGCTAAGCAGTATGAACCGCACCGTATCAACATCATCGACACCCCGGGGCACGTTGACTTCACCATCGAAGTAGAACGTTCCATGCGTGTTCTTGACGGTGCGGTAATGGTTTACTGCGCAGTTGGTGGTGTTCAGCCGCAGTCTGAAACCGTATGGCGTCAGGCTAACAAATACAAAGTTCCGCGTATTGCGTTCGTTAACAAAATGGACCGCATGGGCGCGAACTTCCTGAAAGTTGTTGGTCAGATCAAAACCCGTCTGGGCGCGACTCCGGTTCCGCTGCAGCTGGCGATTGGTGCTGAAGAAGGTTTCACCGGTGTTGTTGACCTGGTGAAAATGAAAGCCATCAACTGGAACGATGCAGACCAGGGCGTTACCTTCGAATACGAAGATATCCCGGCTGACATGCAGGAGCTGGCTGACGAATGGCACCAGAACCTGATCGAATCCGCAGCTGAAGCTTCTGAAGAGCTGATGGAAAAATACCTGGGTGGTGAAGAACTGACTGAAGAAGAGATCAAAAAAGCTCTTCGTCAGCGTGTTCTGAACAACGAAATCATCCTGGTAACCTGTGGTTCTGCGTTTAAGAACAAAGGCGTTCAGGCGATGCTGGATGCGGTAATTGATTACCTGCCATCCCCGGTTGACGTACCTGCGATCAACGGCATCCTGGACGACGGTAAAGATACCCCGGCTGAGCGTCACGCAAGCGATGACGAGCCGTTCTCTGCACTGGCGTTCAAAATTGCAACCGACCCGTTTGTGGGTAACCTGACGTTCTTCCGCGTTTACTCTGGCGTGGTTAACTCTGGCGACACCATCCTGAACTCCGTGAAATCTGCACGTGAGCGTTTCGGTCGTATCGTACAGATGCACGCAAACAAACGTGAAGAGATCAAAGAAGTTCGCGCGGGCGATATCGCTGCGGCAATCGGTCTGAAAGACGTGACTACCGGTGACACTCTGTGTAACCCGGATCACCCGATCATTCTGGAGCGTATGGAATTCCCTGAGCCGGTTATCTCCATCGCGGTTGAGCCGAAAACCAAAGCTGACCAGGAAAAAATGGGTCTGGCTCTGGGCCGTCTGGCTAAAGAAGACCCGTCTTTCCGTGTATGGACTGACGAAGAATCTAACCAGACCATCATCGCCGGTATGGGTGAACTGCACCTGGACATCATCGTTGACCGTATGAAACGTGAGTTCAACGTTGAAGCTAACGTGGGTAAACCTCAGGTTGCTTATCGCGAAGCGATTCGCACGAAAGTTACCGATGTTGAAGGTAAACACGCTAAGCAGTCTGGTGGTCGTGGTCAGTACGGTCATGTTGTTATCGACATGTATCCGCTGGAGCCGGGCTCAAATCCGAAGGGTTACGAGTTCATCAACGACATTAAAGGTGGTGTGATTCCTGGCGAATACATCCCTGCCGTTGACAAGGGCATCCAGGAGCAGCTTAAGTCTGGTCCGCTGGCGGGTTATCCGGTAGTTGACATGGGCGTGCGTCTGCACTTCGGTTCTTACCATGACGTTGACTCCTCCGAGCTGGCGTTTAAACTGGCTGCTTCTATCGCCTTTAAAGAAGGCTTTAAGAAAGCAAAACCAGTTCTGCTTGAGCCGATCATGAAGGTTGAAGTAGAAACTCCGGAAGAGAATACCGGTGACGTCATCGGTGACTTGAGCCGTCGTCGCGGTATGCTGCGTGGTCAGGAATCTGAAGTAACTGGCGTTAAGATCCACGCTGAAGTTCCGCTGTCTGAAATGTTTGGATATGCAACTCAGCTGCGTTCTCTGACCAAAGGTCGTGCATCTTATACTATGGAATTCCTGAAGTATGATGATGCGCCGAACAACGTTGCTCAGGCCGTAATCGAAGCCCGTGGTAAATAA
- the rpsG gene encoding 30S ribosomal protein S7, giving the protein MPRRRVIGQRKILPDPKFGSELLAKFVNILMVDGKKSTAESIVYSALETLAQRSGKSELEAFEVALENVRPTVEVKSRRVGGSTYQVPVEVRPVRRNALAMRWIVEAARKRGDKSMALRLANELSDAADNKGTAVKKREDVHRMAEANKAFAHYRW; this is encoded by the coding sequence ATGCCACGTCGTCGCGTCATTGGTCAGCGTAAAATTCTGCCGGATCCGAAGTTCGGATCAGAACTGCTGGCTAAATTTGTAAATATCCTGATGGTAGACGGTAAAAAATCTACTGCAGAATCTATCGTATACAGCGCGCTGGAGACCCTGGCTCAGCGCTCTGGTAAATCTGAACTGGAAGCTTTCGAAGTCGCTCTCGAAAACGTGCGCCCGACTGTAGAAGTTAAGTCTCGCCGCGTTGGTGGTTCTACCTACCAGGTTCCGGTTGAAGTCCGTCCGGTTCGCCGCAATGCTCTGGCAATGCGTTGGATCGTAGAAGCTGCTCGTAAACGCGGTGATAAATCCATGGCTCTGCGCCTGGCGAACGAACTTTCTGATGCTGCTGACAACAAAGGTACTGCAGTTAAGAAACGTGAAGACGTTCACCGTATGGCAGAAGCCAACAAGGCGTTCGCACACTACCGCTGGTAA
- the rpsL gene encoding 30S ribosomal protein S12, whose translation MATVNQLVRKPRARKVAKSNVPALEACPQKRGVCTRVYTTTPKKPNSALRKVCRVRLTNGFEVTSYIGGEGHNLQEHSVILIRGGRVKDLPGVRYHTVRGALDCSGVKDRKQARSKYGVKRPKA comes from the coding sequence ATGGCAACAGTTAACCAGCTGGTTCGCAAACCTCGCGCTCGCAAAGTTGCTAAGAGCAACGTGCCGGCGCTGGAAGCTTGCCCGCAAAAACGTGGTGTATGTACTCGTGTATATACCACCACTCCGAAAAAACCGAACTCCGCACTGCGTAAAGTATGCCGTGTTCGTCTGACTAACGGTTTTGAAGTGACTTCCTACATCGGTGGTGAAGGTCACAACCTGCAGGAACACTCCGTGATCCTGATCCGTGGCGGTCGTGTTAAAGACCTTCCGGGTGTTCGTTACCACACCGTGCGTGGCGCGCTTGACTGCTCCGGCGTTAAAGACCGTAAGCAGGCTCGCTCCAAGTATGGCGTGAAGCGTCCTAAGGCTTAA
- the tusB gene encoding sulfurtransferase complex subunit TusB, giving the protein MLYTLSHSPWQCDINALLRLVRSGDDLLLMQDGILAALNDSRFAAALLATPARVFALQNDVEARGVSAQISGNIEMISYNDFVKLTVKHASQMAW; this is encoded by the coding sequence ATGCTGTATACGCTTTCTCACTCGCCCTGGCAGTGTGATATCAATGCGTTACTGCGCCTTGTGCGTAGTGGTGATGACCTCCTGCTAATGCAGGATGGGATCCTCGCAGCATTGAATGATAGCCGCTTTGCTGCCGCGCTGCTCGCCACTCCCGCACGGGTTTTCGCATTACAAAACGATGTCGAGGCCAGAGGCGTCAGTGCTCAAATATCAGGCAATATCGAGATGATTAGCTATAATGATTTCGTCAAACTCACAGTAAAACACGCAAGCCAGATGGCCTGGTAA
- the tusC gene encoding sulfurtransferase complex subunit TusC, translated as MKSVAFVFTQAPHGSAAGREGLDALLAMSALTEEIGVFFMSDGVFQILSGQAPQAILARDYISTFKVLPLYDIERCYLCRESLQERGLSRDQTFVIDVEALSADVLRERLNDYDVVLTF; from the coding sequence ATGAAATCGGTGGCTTTTGTGTTTACCCAGGCGCCACATGGCAGCGCTGCGGGTCGTGAAGGGCTGGATGCATTGCTCGCAATGTCTGCTCTGACAGAAGAGATCGGCGTCTTTTTCATGAGTGACGGCGTTTTTCAGATTCTTTCTGGTCAAGCCCCGCAGGCTATTCTTGCTCGCGACTATATTTCTACATTCAAAGTCCTGCCGCTGTATGATATTGAGCGCTGCTACCTCTGCCGTGAGTCGTTGCAAGAGCGTGGTCTCAGCCGCGATCAGACGTTTGTTATCGATGTCGAAGCGCTGTCTGCGGATGTGTTGCGTGAGCGTCTGAACGATTACGATGTGGTACTGACTTTTTAA